AACCATCAGTCTTTCATCCCCATCTTGACGTTATCCACAATGTTTTCCACACCAAACAATCAAGGTGTCAGGTTTCGGGTTTCTATTATTTTCTCCCCTTCCCTTGCTCCTCCTACTTCCCCTATTACCTATTGCCTATTGCCTATTGCCTATTGCCTATTGCCTATTGCCTATTGCCTATTGCCTATTACCTATTGCCTATTGCCTATTGCCTATTGCCTATTCCCTATCCCCTGTTCCCTGTTCCCTGTTCCCTGTTCCCTTCTCAATGCGAACGACTGTTAAAATTAATTTTATCGCTAAGTTGTCGTAAGGTTTGAGCTAAATCCCGATCTTGGTGACGTAATTGGGAAATTTTTTCACAACTATACATAACAGTGGTGTGATCTTTTCCCCCAAATAATTCTCCAATTTTCGGTAAACTTAAATCGGTATGTTGTCGCATCAAATACATGGCTACTTGACGCGCTAAACTAATTTCTCGCCGTCGAGAACTCCCCTTCAAATCTTCTAAAGAAACCCGATAAATTTCGGCAACAATTTGCATAACGGCTTCGGGTGAAGATTCCTCTAATTTTTCCGTTGAGGTTAATACTGGAGTAATATTTTCCACCGTCATTGCTAAACCCGAAATGGATAAATAAGCGATCGCTCGAATTAAAGCTCCTTCCAATTCCCGAATATTAGAACGATAATTAGACGCAATATATTCAATCACTTCACGCGGTAACTGAACATTTTCATATTCCGCTTTTTTCTGTAAAATTGCCATCCGGGTTTCCAAATCCGGCGGTTGAATATCCGCCACTAACCCCATCGAAAATCGAGAACATAAACGCTCCTGTAATCGAGGAATTTGATGGGGAGGGCGATCGGACGCTAACACCACCTGTTTTCCGGCTTCATGCAACGTATTAAAGGTATGAAAAAATTCCTCCTGAGTATATTCTTTACCTTCAATAAATTGAATATCATCGACTAATAATACATCCGCTTCTCGATAATGTTCTCGAAAACTCTGCATACTATCTCGACGAATTGCCGTAATTAAATCATTAGTAAACTTTTCCGTTGAAACATAAAATACTTGAGAATAAGGTGCAATTTCTAACCGATAATGACCAATAGCTTGCATTAAATGGGTTTTTCCTAATCCCACACCTCCACACAAAAATAACGGGTTAAACTCCCGACCTGGAAACTCCGCCACCGCCAAAGAAGCCGCATGAGCAAGACGACTATTCGCCCCGACCACAAACCGAGAAAACACATATTTGGAGTTTAAATTCGTGGGTTTGGGGGGTGAATCCTGGGGGTTTTCCGTTCCCACCGAAGCAACAGGAGACGGCCAAACCAAGTTAAATGGGCTAGAATCCGATGCAGATTCGTTAATCTGGGTTGTAATGTAAATTTCTACCGG
The sequence above is drawn from the Planktothrix serta PCC 8927 genome and encodes:
- the dnaA gene encoding chromosomal replication initiator protein DnaA, whose product is MELPIDHLWDQVLERLQAQLGRPTFDTWIKTAWAEQLDNNCLIIRTPNPFSCNWLQKYYRELIADTVQDILGYPVEIYITTQINESASDSSPFNLVWPSPVASVGTENPQDSPPKPTNLNSKYVFSRFVVGANSRLAHAASLAVAEFPGREFNPLFLCGGVGLGKTHLMQAIGHYRLEIAPYSQVFYVSTEKFTNDLITAIRRDSMQSFREHYREADVLLVDDIQFIEGKEYTQEEFFHTFNTLHEAGKQVVLASDRPPHQIPRLQERLCSRFSMGLVADIQPPDLETRMAILQKKAEYENVQLPREVIEYIASNYRSNIRELEGALIRAIAYLSISGLAMTVENITPVLTSTEKLEESSPEAVMQIVAEIYRVSLEDLKGSSRRREISLARQVAMYLMRQHTDLSLPKIGELFGGKDHTTVMYSCEKISQLRHQDRDLAQTLRQLSDKINFNSRSH